The following coding sequences are from one Streptomyces venezuelae window:
- a CDS encoding FHA domain-containing protein produces MQIRLTVLGPRSGRTEQQGRPTAASDAQSTGPQGACDVLVTAPAGTALAAVASGLATTVAGSDAPLVLYAGPDRLDAQRCTLGEPPLIDGAVLSLGTPAEPGPELAGAAAQLHVVAGPDAGGVHLLHGGRIQVGRSADADVPLDDPDVSRMHCSVTLTADGRVTVTDLGSTNGTAVDGKEVTDRPVRLSPGSLLRIGESALRLTDGAGGPVSGAGTALATAPDGEGHVRVRPVGTAPPTLVEAAPDGSGAHHAYGPAGWGAAGATGGAGTYDTGAQTPQGAYGPANAHGAQSPYGAYGTQPAPVEHGMPGGIDRTGAETPVVPHQGTAPDTERTRTGTPARGTTVPRNLRKRGGLSAWARRLKGGRDDGRGHDPYDGPDGPDEFEEYGGHGEYGGYGEHGGRDGHDGSYETYADGGHADGHGPRPLGPSPEDLAITAAARTPEAWPDPAALLLTALGPGPRLWERGPGHPEALAVRLGTVDRALPAADGREGLLPAVPVTVGLREAGSLGLAGPRDRLTGLARAVVAQLAALHSPDTLEIVLVSTDRARVTAERTAEWAWLGWLPHLRPAHGQDCRLLLAYDRDQAAARTDELIRRLDDHVADSGTGHAGTAPAGARTVVVVDGDPGSAALRESTVRLAAEGAQAGIHVVCLAETVAASPASPVLDTYEAACAVAPAFRACGAVALLSGDVATALRLMRTAGGRPAGHGTVAAVDAVSAAWAERFARALAPLRTDGTAGEGHARVSAPLPLSARLLDELGLARATPASLMARWAAAADDPEALGGRATAVLGAGPRGPVVADLGAEGPHLLVEGPAGSGRTELLRSVAASLAAAERPDRLGIVLVDGRDGVGAGGAAGRQGTGLAVCTDLPHVTTHLVANDPVRMRAFAQSLAAELKRRAELLGRLGFAEWHTQREVSGRMVTQRSQSSAPGAVAASTAPAPASPRSETTPSAPARPGTAPSASTHPAGRPSASAHQGAMTSASAHAEVTPSPSARPGGGPTASAHPGTPPAASAHPGATASASAHAEATSSSPSSHSGDTTSPTGIGNSPSATSHPANSPSLPSARSGAGPSTARPGNHPSAAPARAEAGPSATHPAASRPARPSAIPHPTNPTSAASTSPAPSAPPQGLDGDLDAPPSATMRLRPASARQRVDPGPPLPRLVVVVDDFDALLSPALGSPGRPAAGSVVRALEAVARDGERLGVHLVAATGRSERVLETELGQRASLRVVLDAVASGPEEPAPGRGELRSPDGRATAFQAGRVTGRIPRTATLRPTVVPLEWERMGDPPARRPVRELGNGPTDLALLASALERAARSVSADQVPSLL; encoded by the coding sequence ATGCAGATCCGGCTGACCGTCCTCGGGCCGCGCAGCGGCCGGACCGAGCAGCAAGGCCGCCCCACGGCGGCGAGCGATGCCCAGTCGACCGGGCCGCAGGGTGCCTGTGACGTCCTGGTCACCGCGCCCGCCGGGACCGCGCTGGCCGCGGTCGCCTCCGGTCTGGCCACGACTGTGGCGGGCAGTGACGCGCCCCTCGTGCTGTACGCGGGCCCGGACCGCCTCGACGCCCAGCGCTGCACCCTCGGCGAGCCTCCCTTGATCGACGGAGCGGTGCTCTCCCTCGGCACGCCCGCCGAGCCGGGCCCCGAACTCGCGGGCGCCGCCGCCCAGTTGCACGTGGTGGCCGGGCCGGACGCCGGTGGTGTCCATCTCCTGCACGGCGGCCGGATCCAGGTCGGCCGCTCGGCGGACGCGGACGTCCCGCTGGACGACCCGGACGTCTCGCGCATGCACTGCTCGGTCACGCTCACCGCGGACGGCCGGGTCACGGTCACGGACCTGGGCTCGACGAACGGCACGGCGGTGGACGGCAAGGAGGTCACCGACCGTCCGGTGCGCCTCTCCCCCGGCTCCCTGCTGCGCATCGGCGAGTCCGCGCTCCGTCTGACGGACGGCGCGGGCGGCCCCGTGTCCGGCGCGGGCACGGCGCTCGCGACGGCGCCCGACGGCGAGGGCCACGTGCGCGTGCGGCCCGTCGGGACGGCCCCGCCCACCCTCGTGGAGGCGGCACCGGACGGCTCCGGAGCCCATCACGCGTACGGCCCGGCGGGCTGGGGCGCAGCGGGCGCCACCGGCGGCGCGGGCACGTACGACACCGGCGCCCAGACCCCGCAGGGGGCGTACGGGCCGGCGAATGCCCACGGCGCGCAGAGCCCGTACGGGGCGTACGGAACGCAGCCCGCGCCGGTCGAGCACGGCATGCCCGGCGGCATCGACCGCACCGGCGCCGAGACGCCCGTCGTGCCGCACCAGGGCACCGCCCCCGACACCGAGCGGACCCGCACCGGCACTCCCGCGCGCGGGACGACCGTCCCCCGCAACCTGCGCAAGCGCGGCGGTCTCTCGGCCTGGGCCCGGCGACTGAAGGGCGGCCGGGACGACGGCCGGGGCCACGATCCGTACGACGGCCCGGACGGTCCCGACGAGTTCGAGGAGTACGGGGGGCACGGGGAGTACGGGGGATACGGGGAGCACGGAGGGCGCGACGGACACGACGGGTCCTACGAGACGTACGCGGACGGCGGGCACGCCGACGGCCACGGCCCGCGACCGCTCGGCCCCTCCCCCGAGGACCTCGCCATAACCGCGGCCGCCCGCACCCCCGAGGCGTGGCCCGATCCCGCCGCCCTGCTGCTCACCGCCCTCGGCCCCGGCCCGCGCCTCTGGGAGCGCGGCCCCGGTCATCCCGAGGCACTCGCGGTGCGGCTCGGCACGGTCGACCGCGCCCTGCCCGCGGCCGACGGACGCGAGGGGCTGCTGCCCGCCGTCCCCGTCACGGTCGGGCTGCGCGAGGCCGGCTCGCTGGGCCTCGCCGGGCCCCGGGACCGGCTCACCGGCCTGGCCAGGGCGGTCGTCGCCCAGCTCGCCGCGCTGCACTCCCCCGACACCCTGGAGATCGTGCTGGTCAGCACGGACCGGGCACGCGTGACGGCCGAGCGGACCGCCGAGTGGGCCTGGCTCGGCTGGCTCCCCCACCTGCGGCCCGCGCACGGCCAGGACTGCCGTCTCCTCCTCGCCTACGACCGCGACCAGGCGGCGGCCCGCACGGACGAACTGATCCGCCGCCTCGACGACCACGTCGCCGACAGCGGCACGGGTCACGCGGGCACGGCCCCGGCCGGCGCGCGGACGGTCGTCGTCGTCGACGGCGACCCCGGCTCCGCGGCCCTGCGCGAGTCCACCGTCCGGCTCGCCGCCGAGGGCGCGCAGGCCGGGATCCACGTGGTGTGCCTGGCCGAGACGGTCGCCGCGTCGCCCGCGTCGCCGGTCCTGGACACGTACGAGGCGGCCTGCGCGGTGGCGCCCGCCTTCCGCGCGTGCGGTGCGGTCGCGCTGCTGAGCGGCGATGTGGCGACCGCGCTGCGGCTGATGCGGACGGCGGGCGGGCGGCCCGCGGGCCACGGCACCGTCGCCGCCGTGGACGCGGTGTCGGCGGCCTGGGCCGAGCGGTTCGCGCGGGCCCTCGCGCCGCTGCGCACGGACGGCACGGCGGGTGAGGGACACGCGCGCGTGTCCGCGCCGCTGCCCCTGTCGGCCCGGCTCCTCGACGAACTGGGGCTCGCCAGGGCCACGCCCGCCTCGCTGATGGCGCGGTGGGCGGCCGCCGCCGACGACCCCGAGGCACTCGGCGGGCGGGCCACGGCCGTGCTCGGCGCGGGCCCGCGCGGCCCCGTCGTCGCGGACCTCGGCGCGGAAGGCCCGCACCTGCTCGTGGAGGGTCCGGCGGGCAGCGGCCGTACGGAGCTGCTGCGCTCCGTCGCCGCGTCCCTGGCGGCCGCCGAGCGCCCCGACCGGCTGGGCATCGTGCTCGTCGACGGGCGGGACGGTGTCGGTGCGGGGGGCGCCGCCGGGCGGCAGGGGACGGGGCTCGCCGTCTGTACGGACCTGCCGCACGTCACGACGCACCTCGTCGCCAACGACCCCGTGCGGATGCGGGCGTTCGCGCAGTCCCTGGCCGCGGAGCTGAAGCGGCGGGCGGAGCTGCTCGGCAGGCTCGGGTTCGCGGAGTGGCACACGCAGCGGGAGGTGTCGGGGCGGATGGTGACGCAGCGGTCGCAGTCGTCCGCGCCGGGCGCGGTCGCGGCGTCCACGGCCCCCGCGCCGGCCTCCCCACGCTCCGAGACCACCCCCTCGGCACCCGCCCGCCCGGGAACCGCTCCCTCGGCCTCCACCCACCCAGCGGGCCGCCCCTCCGCCTCCGCCCACCAGGGAGCCATGACGTCGGCCTCCGCACACGCCGAAGTCACGCCCTCGCCCTCCGCACGCCCAGGAGGCGGCCCCACGGCCTCCGCCCACCCGGGAACCCCACCTGCGGCCTCCGCCCACCCGGGAGCCACGGCGTCGGCCTCCGCACACGCCGAAGCCACGTCGTCCTCCCCCTCCTCACACTCCGGAGACACGACCTCGCCCACCGGCATCGGGAACTCTCCCTCCGCGACCTCCCACCCCGCGAACTCCCCCTCCCTGCCTTCCGCACGCTCCGGAGCCGGCCCCTCGACCGCCCGCCCCGGGAACCACCCGTCCGCGGCCCCCGCGCGCGCCGAAGCCGGCCCCTCGGCCACCCACCCCGCGGCCTCTCGCCCCGCACGCCCCTCCGCAATCCCCCACCCCACGAACCCCACCTCCGCCGCCTCCACCTCCCCCGCGCCGTCCGCGCCCCCGCAGGGGCTCGACGGGGACCTCGACGCGCCGCCCAGTGCCACGATGCGGCTGCGGCCCGCGTCGGCGCGGCAGCGGGTGGATCCCGGGCCGCCGCTGCCCCGCCTCGTCGTCGTCGTGGACGACTTCGACGCGCTGCTCTCGCCCGCGCTCGGCTCCCCGGGGCGGCCCGCGGCCGGTTCCGTCGTCCGTGCTCTCGAGGCGGTCGCGCGGGACGGGGAGCGTCTCGGCGTGCATCTCGTGGCGGCCACCGGGCGCAGCGAGCGCGTCCTGGAGACCGAGCTCGGGCAGCGCGCGTCGCTGCGCGTGGTGCTCGACGCGGTGGCGTCCGGTCCCGAGGAGCCCGCGCCCGGACGGGGCGAGCTGCGTTCGCCGGACGGCCGGGCCACCGCGTTCCAGGCGGGCCGGGTCACGGGACGCATTCCGCGTACGGCGACGCTGCGGCCCACGGTGGTGCCTCTGGAGTGGGAGCGGATGGGCGACCCGCCGGCCCGGCGGCCGGTGCGCGAACTCGGCAACGGACCGACCGACCTGGCCCTCCTGGCCAGCGCCCTGGAGCGGGCGGCACGTTCCGTCTCCGCGGACCAAGTGCCGTCACTCCTCTGA
- a CDS encoding ABC transporter substrate-binding protein — protein sequence MRSTLRTRRAPLHRRTTARIASAVVAGALAFTVAACGGDDSDDGEKGNKGTDDDTASSLQLPELDGENVSVAAVWGGAERKVFLKVLDEFEKRTGASVSFVPAQDPIISFLESKVAGGQPPDVAMLPQVGAIEQAVANKWAKPVGAEAQKQLDKNYSKGWQELGAVDGKQYGVYFKAANKSLVWYNTAVFDNAGVKVPKTWDDFVETAQTVYDSGVPPVSVAGADAWTLTDWFENIYLSQAGPEKYDQLAQHKIKWTDPSVKEALTTLGEVFGAKGFVAGGAKGALQTEFPVSVKQTFTGGDQPKAGMVFEGDMVSLSISETKAEVGTDAKVFAFPAVGDESPAVVGGDAAVALKDSKGAQALLTFLGSPDAAKIWAEAGGFISPNKNLDMSAYPNDVQRNIAKNLIAAGDDIRFDMSDQAPQSFGGTPGKGEWKALQDFLQNPKDVAGTQKVLETAAAKAYKD from the coding sequence ATGCGCAGCACTCTTCGTACACGCAGGGCACCGCTACATCGGCGTACCACCGCCAGAATCGCCTCGGCCGTCGTGGCGGGCGCACTCGCGTTCACCGTCGCCGCGTGCGGCGGCGACGACAGCGACGACGGGGAGAAGGGGAACAAGGGAACGGACGACGACACCGCGTCTTCGCTGCAACTGCCCGAGCTGGACGGGGAGAACGTGTCCGTGGCCGCCGTCTGGGGCGGTGCGGAGCGCAAGGTCTTCCTGAAGGTCCTCGACGAGTTCGAGAAGCGGACGGGTGCCAGCGTCTCCTTCGTGCCCGCTCAGGACCCCATCATCAGCTTCCTGGAGTCGAAGGTCGCCGGCGGTCAGCCGCCGGACGTCGCGATGCTGCCTCAGGTCGGCGCGATCGAGCAGGCCGTGGCGAACAAGTGGGCGAAGCCGGTCGGCGCCGAGGCGCAGAAGCAGCTCGACAAGAACTACTCGAAGGGGTGGCAGGAGCTCGGCGCGGTCGACGGCAAGCAGTACGGCGTCTATTTCAAGGCCGCCAACAAGTCGCTGGTCTGGTACAACACCGCGGTCTTCGACAACGCGGGCGTCAAGGTCCCGAAGACCTGGGACGACTTCGTCGAGACCGCGCAGACCGTGTACGACTCCGGGGTGCCGCCGGTATCGGTCGCGGGCGCCGACGCGTGGACGCTCACCGACTGGTTCGAGAACATCTACCTCTCGCAGGCGGGTCCGGAGAAGTACGACCAACTCGCCCAGCACAAGATCAAGTGGACGGATCCGTCCGTCAAGGAGGCGCTGACCACACTGGGCGAGGTGTTCGGCGCGAAGGGGTTCGTCGCGGGCGGCGCGAAGGGCGCGCTGCAGACGGAGTTCCCGGTGTCCGTGAAGCAGACCTTCACGGGCGGCGACCAGCCCAAGGCGGGCATGGTCTTCGAGGGCGACATGGTCTCGCTGTCGATCTCGGAGACGAAGGCGGAGGTGGGGACGGACGCGAAGGTGTTCGCCTTCCCCGCGGTCGGCGACGAGTCCCCCGCCGTGGTCGGCGGTGACGCCGCCGTCGCGCTGAAGGACAGCAAGGGCGCGCAGGCGCTCCTCACGTTCCTCGGCTCGCCGGACGCGGCGAAGATCTGGGCCGAGGCGGGCGGCTTCATCTCGCCGAACAAGAACCTGGACATGTCGGCGTATCCCAACGACGTGCAGCGCAACATCGCGAAGAATCTGATCGCGGCGGGCGACGACATCCGCTTCGACATGTCCGACCAGGCCCCGCAGTCCTTCGGCGGCACGCCGGGCAAGGGCGAGTGGAAGGCGTTGCAGGACTTCCTGCAGAACCCGAAGGACGTCGCGGGCACGCAGAAGGTGCTGGAGACCGCCGCGGCCAAGGCGTACAAGGACTGA
- a CDS encoding carbohydrate ABC transporter permease, which produces MTGTRKAMAVLFLLPALVLLGALVLYPIGYSFFRSFFDDSGDFTAFGNYETLFTDDGIRTAIKNNAIWVVVAPTVATILGLIFAVLTERVRWGTAFKLVIFMPMAISMLAAGIIFRLVYESDPDRGVANAVMVSVHDTFSEASAFPQAHPSTLSPLRDAGGGAFITKEPVKAGTPVVLPLTGVPPDQMPDGAKAARPAEADPQQVTGTAWQDFTRGKGRGKANAPDSTEFGYSGIKIEAVRNGEVVASTEAADDGTFALPKEADGARLRYPASNFREAYNGVDWLGPTLITPSIIGSYLWMWAGFAMVLIAAGLASVPRELLEAARVDGANEWQVFRRVTVPLLAPVLAVVLVTLMINVLKIFDLVFVIPPGSSKDEANVLAVQLYNSAFLDKDVGVASAIAMLLFLLVIPVMLFNIRRMRREARR; this is translated from the coding sequence GTGACCGGCACGCGCAAGGCCATGGCGGTGCTCTTTCTGCTGCCCGCCCTGGTGCTGCTCGGCGCGCTCGTCCTGTACCCGATCGGGTACTCGTTCTTCCGCAGTTTCTTCGACGACTCGGGCGACTTCACCGCGTTCGGCAACTACGAGACGCTCTTCACGGACGACGGCATCCGTACGGCCATCAAGAACAACGCGATCTGGGTGGTCGTGGCGCCCACGGTCGCCACGATCCTCGGTCTGATCTTCGCTGTCCTGACCGAACGGGTGCGCTGGGGAACGGCGTTCAAGCTCGTCATCTTCATGCCGATGGCGATCTCGATGCTGGCGGCGGGCATCATCTTCCGGCTCGTGTACGAGTCGGACCCCGACCGCGGTGTCGCCAACGCCGTGATGGTGAGCGTGCACGACACGTTCTCCGAGGCGTCGGCGTTCCCGCAGGCGCATCCGAGCACGCTCTCGCCGCTGAGGGACGCGGGCGGCGGCGCGTTCATCACCAAGGAACCGGTGAAGGCGGGCACGCCCGTGGTGCTCCCGCTGACCGGCGTACCGCCCGACCAGATGCCGGACGGCGCGAAGGCGGCGCGGCCCGCTGAGGCAGATCCGCAGCAGGTCACCGGCACCGCGTGGCAGGACTTCACGCGCGGCAAGGGCCGCGGGAAGGCGAACGCCCCCGACAGCACGGAGTTCGGCTACTCCGGCATCAAGATCGAGGCGGTCAGGAACGGTGAGGTGGTGGCGTCCACCGAGGCGGCGGACGACGGCACGTTCGCGCTGCCGAAGGAGGCGGACGGCGCCCGGCTGCGGTATCCGGCGTCCAACTTCCGGGAGGCGTACAACGGCGTCGACTGGCTCGGCCCCACGCTGATCACGCCCTCGATCATCGGCTCCTACCTGTGGATGTGGGCGGGGTTCGCGATGGTGCTGATCGCGGCGGGCCTGGCGAGCGTGCCGCGTGAGCTCCTGGAGGCGGCGCGGGTGGACGGCGCCAACGAGTGGCAGGTGTTCCGGCGGGTGACGGTGCCGCTGCTCGCCCCGGTCCTCGCGGTGGTCCTGGTCACGCTCATGATCAACGTACTGAAGATCTTCGACCTGGTCTTCGTGATCCCGCCGGGCTCCTCGAAGGACGAGGCGAACGTACTCGCGGTGCAGCTGTACAACTCGGCGTTCCTGGACAAGGACGTGGGAGTGGCCAGCGCCATCGCGATGCTGCTCTTCCTCCTCGTGATCCCCGTGATGCTGTTCAACATTCGGCGGATGAGGCGGGAGGCGCGACGGTGA
- a CDS encoding carbohydrate ABC transporter permease: MASLLGSTALRVFLVLVGLFWLVPTIGLLIGSFRTPEDMSESGWWKAFSAPSQLTFDNYSTLLKDETITDSILSSIMITVPATLLVVVIGSLAGYAFAWMEFPGRDWWFIGVVALLVVPVQVALVPIADLFGKIGIFETTIGVITFHVAFGLPFAIFLLRNFFAEIPRELLEAARLDGAGELRLFVRVVMPLGAPAIASLGIFQFLWVWNDMLIALIFADSKNPPITVALQQQVRFFGDNVQILAPGAFISMVIPLAVFFAFQRQFVSGVMAGAVK, translated from the coding sequence ATGGCGTCCCTGCTGGGCAGCACCGCGCTGCGGGTGTTCCTGGTGTTGGTGGGCCTGTTCTGGCTGGTGCCGACGATCGGCCTGCTCATCGGCTCGTTCCGCACCCCGGAGGACATGAGCGAGAGCGGCTGGTGGAAGGCGTTCAGCGCGCCCTCGCAGCTCACCTTCGACAACTACAGCACGCTCCTCAAGGACGAGACGATCACCGACTCGATCCTGTCCAGCATCATGATCACCGTCCCGGCGACGCTGCTCGTGGTGGTCATCGGCTCGCTCGCCGGGTACGCCTTCGCGTGGATGGAGTTCCCCGGCCGCGACTGGTGGTTCATCGGCGTGGTCGCGCTGCTCGTCGTGCCGGTGCAGGTGGCGCTCGTGCCGATCGCCGACCTCTTCGGCAAGATCGGCATCTTCGAGACCACGATCGGCGTGATCACCTTCCATGTGGCGTTCGGCCTGCCGTTCGCGATCTTCCTCCTGCGGAACTTCTTCGCGGAGATCCCGCGTGAACTCCTGGAGGCGGCGCGGCTCGACGGGGCGGGCGAGTTGCGGCTGTTCGTGCGGGTCGTGATGCCGCTGGGGGCGCCCGCGATCGCCTCGCTCGGCATCTTCCAGTTCCTGTGGGTCTGGAACGACATGCTGATCGCGTTGATCTTCGCCGACTCCAAGAACCCGCCGATCACGGTGGCGCTCCAGCAGCAGGTGCGGTTCTTCGGCGACAACGTGCAGATCCTTGCGCCCGGCGCGTTCATCTCGATGGTGATCCCGCTGGCCGTGTTCTTCGCGTTCCAGCGGCAGTTCGTGTCCGGGGTGATGGCGGGCGCGGTGAAGTAG
- a CDS encoding bifunctional glycosyltransferase family 2 protein/CDP-glycerol:glycerophosphate glycerophosphotransferase, translating into MPRFSVIVPAYRVQAYLHECLESVLAQSLTDFELIVVDDCSPDACGAIIDEFAARDARVRAVHLKENVGLGRARNAGMEHATGDYLIFLDSDDTLTPGSLHAISDRIKETGEPDVLIYDYARTFWSGDAVRNQFAAHLTEEGAAPFRLADRPGLLKVLMVAWNKAHRRDFVEREGFTFPPGYYEDTPWTYPLLMTADTMATLDRVCVHYRQRRQGNILGTTSLKHFDIFDQYDRVFAFLDEHPELSAAWRPVMFRRMVDHLSTIFTKRGRLPRGSRAAFLRRARSHYRRHRAPGAPVPARTRLRHGLVRLGSHRTYTGLWAALRLRSRARRSASHAVRRTKGALLQLHYRVQLCLPVRERHAVFSSYWGRGHGCSPGALEAAMRELVPEISTAWIAHPRHHHTIPPATRGLRPGSAAYWTALARSKYLVNNVNFDRRLVKRPGQVLVQTQHGTPLKHMGLDLQERPAAARGMDFAALLRNVDKWDYVLSANRHSTLVWERVFPAGYTTLEYGCPRNDRFQSATSAEVARLRESLGVPHGAVAVLYAPTHRDYRRSQLRSLDLERMLRALGPRFVVLTRAHHFYEAPLAVGGEQPSGRLIDVSDHPSIESLCLASDALVTDYSSLMFDYANLDRPIVLHADDWEAYEAARGTYFDVRAFPPGAVARSEDELVDIFATGHWAGSRSAQLRRAFRERFCAFDDGRAAERVVRHVVLGERGGLPSVVPLEERHPVPGGAPLPDRVPFSGLQRSPQL; encoded by the coding sequence TTGCCCCGGTTCAGTGTCATCGTCCCCGCATACCGGGTGCAGGCATATCTGCACGAGTGCCTGGAGTCCGTGCTCGCACAGTCCCTCACGGACTTCGAGCTGATCGTGGTCGACGACTGCTCGCCGGACGCGTGCGGCGCGATCATCGACGAGTTCGCCGCCCGGGACGCGCGCGTGCGAGCCGTCCACCTGAAGGAGAACGTCGGTCTCGGCAGGGCCCGCAACGCCGGCATGGAGCACGCCACCGGTGACTACCTGATCTTCCTGGACAGCGACGACACCCTGACCCCCGGCTCCCTGCACGCCATCTCCGACCGCATCAAGGAGACCGGCGAGCCGGACGTCCTCATCTACGACTACGCGCGCACCTTCTGGTCCGGCGACGCCGTCCGCAACCAGTTCGCCGCCCACCTCACCGAGGAGGGCGCCGCTCCCTTCCGCCTCGCCGACCGGCCGGGACTCCTCAAGGTCCTCATGGTCGCCTGGAACAAGGCGCACCGCCGCGACTTCGTCGAGCGCGAGGGCTTCACCTTCCCGCCCGGCTACTACGAGGACACGCCCTGGACGTATCCGCTCCTGATGACGGCGGACACCATGGCCACCCTCGACCGGGTCTGCGTGCACTACCGCCAGCGCCGCCAGGGCAACATCCTCGGCACCACGAGCCTCAAGCACTTCGACATCTTCGACCAGTACGACCGGGTCTTCGCGTTCCTCGACGAGCACCCCGAACTGTCCGCGGCGTGGCGGCCCGTGATGTTCCGACGCATGGTCGACCACTTGTCGACGATCTTCACCAAGCGGGGCAGGCTGCCGCGCGGCTCCCGCGCCGCGTTCCTGCGCCGGGCCCGCTCCCACTACCGGCGCCACCGCGCCCCGGGCGCCCCCGTGCCCGCCCGTACCCGGCTGCGGCACGGCCTGGTGCGGCTCGGCTCGCACCGTACGTACACGGGCCTGTGGGCGGCGCTGCGGCTGCGGTCCCGCGCCCGGCGGTCCGCGTCCCACGCGGTCCGCCGCACCAAGGGCGCCCTGCTCCAGCTGCACTACCGCGTCCAGCTGTGCCTTCCCGTGCGCGAGCGGCACGCCGTCTTCTCCTCGTACTGGGGGCGCGGCCACGGCTGCAGTCCGGGCGCCCTGGAAGCCGCGATGCGCGAGCTCGTGCCGGAGATCAGCACCGCGTGGATCGCGCACCCGCGGCACCACCACACGATTCCCCCGGCGACGCGCGGACTGCGGCCCGGCTCGGCCGCGTACTGGACGGCGCTCGCCCGCTCCAAGTACCTGGTGAACAACGTCAACTTCGACCGCAGGCTGGTCAAGCGGCCCGGACAGGTCCTCGTCCAGACCCAGCACGGCACACCCCTGAAGCACATGGGCCTCGACCTCCAGGAGCGCCCGGCGGCAGCGCGCGGCATGGACTTCGCCGCGCTGCTGCGGAACGTCGACAAATGGGACTACGTGCTGTCGGCGAACCGGCACTCGACGCTCGTGTGGGAGCGGGTGTTCCCCGCCGGATACACGACGCTCGAATACGGCTGCCCCCGCAACGACCGTTTCCAGAGCGCGACTTCCGCCGAGGTCGCCCGGCTCCGGGAGAGCCTCGGTGTCCCGCACGGCGCGGTCGCCGTCCTGTACGCGCCGACCCACCGCGACTACCGCCGCAGTCAGCTCCGCTCCCTCGACCTGGAGCGGATGCTGCGCGCGCTCGGCCCGCGGTTCGTGGTCCTGACGCGCGCGCACCACTTCTACGAGGCGCCGCTCGCCGTCGGCGGCGAACAGCCCTCCGGACGGCTCATCGACGTGTCGGACCACCCGAGCATCGAGTCGCTGTGCCTCGCGTCGGACGCGCTGGTCACCGACTACTCGTCCCTGATGTTCGACTACGCCAACCTCGACCGGCCCATCGTGCTGCACGCCGACGACTGGGAGGCCTACGAGGCGGCCCGCGGCACCTATTTCGACGTGCGGGCGTTCCCGCCGGGCGCGGTCGCGCGCAGCGAGGACGAGCTGGTCGACATCTTCGCCACCGGGCACTGGGCGGGCTCACGCTCGGCGCAGCTGCGGCGGGCGTTCCGCGAGCGGTTCTGCGCGTTCGACGACGGGCGCGCCGCGGAGCGCGTGGTGCGGCACGTGGTGCTCGGCGAGCGGGGCGGTCTTCCGTCCGTGGTGCCGCTGGAGGAACGGCATCCGGTGCCGGGGGGTGCGCCGCTGCCGGACCGGGTGCCGTTCTCGGGGCTCCAGCGGTCCCCGCAGCTGTGA